A single Ignavibacteriales bacterium DNA region contains:
- a CDS encoding response regulator has product MKTRIFLNASSSIKYSYLLLLLMILAAGLLSFYILKEFDKHITEHDQLSVTHFELFHSLARSEEQVYLMSFNAMTDSVGFHSGIYEEQIANEFLRQSEIIRQLSAITSTTAKIKLLRESKLLISSYREEIYTILRKFREKKSGNQPEDFTGDLFSIYNKHKMASADIRKEYALQLAEMNRAEGKDLSRLYYWHLASGALLIILIVLFGNFLRKIYTGMQTQNRMLLNEIENREKIEERLISAKEAAEEANRLKTSFLANMSHELRTPMTGILGYSELLVLEAHTNELKEMALTVRDSAQRLMRTLNLILDLSRIDSGKLNITRTHADLVEMINAVCVKMDTMARKKSLYLRVRSDYESVYCETDQQMFTQIIENLINNAIKYTEVGGVEVEITSEDIAGGRRDAVITVKDTGIGIDEKHLDLIWEDFRQASEGHDRSFEGTGLGLSITKKFVERLNGKIQVTSTPGVGSKFEIRFGVFAENLILRSPVRHALAEQRGDFTTGNGSKHNILYVEDDDGIATLVARCLASDYHVDHARNSETALRLVKQNKYDIILMDINLGIASQDGITTTQMIRKLDSYKNTPVICITAFSMSGDREAFLAAGCTQYISKPFTNDQLIAEVEKAAKTIRS; this is encoded by the coding sequence ATGAAGACAAGAATTTTCCTTAACGCTTCCAGCTCCATTAAATATTCTTATTTGCTCCTCCTCCTGATGATTCTGGCGGCAGGCCTTCTTTCTTTCTATATCCTGAAAGAATTTGATAAACATATCACTGAGCATGATCAGTTATCAGTAACCCATTTTGAGCTGTTTCATTCTCTTGCCAGATCGGAAGAGCAGGTTTACCTCATGAGTTTTAATGCGATGACGGACAGCGTAGGGTTTCACTCGGGCATTTATGAGGAACAAATTGCAAATGAATTTCTCCGGCAGAGTGAAATTATACGGCAGCTTTCAGCAATTACCTCTACCACGGCGAAAATAAAACTGCTTCGTGAGAGCAAACTGCTGATCAGCTCTTACCGGGAAGAGATATATACGATCCTCAGAAAATTCCGGGAGAAGAAATCAGGTAATCAGCCGGAGGATTTCACAGGGGATTTGTTTTCTATATATAACAAGCATAAGATGGCATCCGCGGATATCAGGAAGGAATATGCACTGCAGCTTGCTGAAATGAATAGAGCTGAAGGGAAGGATCTTTCCCGGCTTTATTACTGGCATCTTGCTTCGGGTGCTCTCCTGATCATTCTGATTGTACTTTTCGGTAATTTCCTCAGAAAGATATACACCGGAATGCAGACGCAGAACAGGATGCTCCTTAACGAGATTGAAAACAGGGAAAAAATAGAAGAGAGACTCATCAGCGCGAAAGAAGCTGCTGAGGAGGCTAACAGGCTTAAAACCTCTTTTCTGGCCAATATGAGCCATGAACTAAGAACACCTATGACCGGCATTCTTGGGTATTCCGAACTGCTTGTTCTTGAAGCGCATACAAACGAACTTAAAGAGATGGCCCTTACGGTAAGAGATTCAGCTCAGCGTCTGATGCGTACACTGAACCTTATTCTTGATCTTTCACGTATTGATTCAGGGAAGCTGAATATAACCCGCACTCACGCAGATCTGGTGGAAATGATCAATGCCGTATGCGTTAAAATGGACACTATGGCAAGAAAAAAATCTCTGTACCTTCGTGTCAGGTCAGACTATGAATCAGTTTATTGCGAAACAGATCAGCAGATGTTTACCCAGATTATTGAAAACCTGATAAATAACGCGATAAAATATACTGAGGTTGGAGGCGTTGAGGTTGAAATAACATCTGAGGATATTGCCGGCGGAAGACGTGATGCGGTTATTACCGTTAAGGATACCGGCATTGGCATTGATGAAAAACATCTTGACCTGATTTGGGAAGATTTCAGGCAGGCAAGCGAAGGGCATGACAGAAGTTTTGAGGGGACAGGACTCGGGCTTTCGATAACGAAAAAATTTGTTGAGCGGCTTAACGGAAAAATTCAGGTTACAAGCACTCCCGGCGTCGGATCAAAGTTTGAGATTCGTTTCGGAGTCTTTGCTGAAAACCTGATTCTCCGCAGTCCGGTAAGGCATGCACTGGCAGAACAGCGCGGTGATTTTACTACAGGCAATGGCAGCAAACATAACATCCTCTATGTGGAGGATGATGATGGAATAGCGACTCTTGTTGCCAGATGTCTTGCGTCTGATTATCATGTTGATCATGCACGCAATTCTGAGACAGCACTCAGACTGGTTAAGCAGAACAAGTATGACATAATCCTAATGGATATCAATCTTGGTATTGCCTCACAGGATGGCATTACAACTACGCAGATGATCCGCAAACTGGACAGTTACAAAAATACTCCGGTTATTTGTATCACTGCATTTTCCATGTCAGGTGACCGGGAAGCATTCCTTGCTGCCGGATGCACGCAGTATATATCAAAGCCCTTTACCAACGATCAGCTCATCGCGGAGGTGGAGAAGGCAGCAAAAACCATCCGTTCTTAG